The Streptococcus pantholopis genome has a segment encoding these proteins:
- a CDS encoding hybrid non-ribosomal peptide synthetase/type I polyketide synthase encodes MELRDLLYKISNYVKVPSEKIDLDKPFMEMGFDSQTLVQFVGKLEQELNVKLDMAALIDYPTVNKFYKYLNECIENREAVNVLNTKTVRKEKIAITGMACKFPGANNIDEFFNNLKNQTLSVKPYPEERKKLCPEFSPKENKKIYDGGYIDDIEVFDNVYFNMSETEAANIDPQQRILLQEIVHALEDADITEKDIQNTEIGVFVGASNTDYLRTVISNEKDINAIVGNSMAMLSNRMSFFFDFKGPSMTIDTACSSSLVAVNEAIESINRGECEVAVVAGVNIILDAELNRAMGEAGMLSPDGLCQTFDEKANGYVRGEGVGVLILKRLTAAEDRGDRIYATIIGKAINQDGRSASLTAPNKNMQVELLKKSAADAGLSTSEIRYIETHGTGTFLGDYIEVSAIDEAINQDLRRKHPLLLGAVKTNIGHLESAAGVASLIKTALCLFYGELVPTRSIDKINDKLELEQKNMHIVQETVKIKDKQFICGVSSFGFGGTNCNVILEKYNSTANKQEYSNKENYVLPLSDVSQDALYRKIKDFHNFVQNYNGSLNDIEYAMTQRTNLRKYRTGYVVKDKDDLLKKLARALKIPEKNEEIKNNNRISLVFSGQGTQWIGMGRQLSQFPAYREMFEKCVEKFKEIGQCDLNEIIASNNEDILQDSYFAQPAIFAIQVSIAHLLKEMGVHYDLVCGHSLGEVAAAFTSGALSLNAAVKIINSRSTILRRFTGKGKMLSVSLSEEKASEYLKGYENTSIGVINSVDSMVISGINDEVARLKEAFQANNIRCQYLPVNYAFHYVGLEPFKEEFIERTGKIKSKPTNIEFVSTVTGNSLNSKKLDANYWADNMRNTVRFADAAAYIANKSDIIIEIAPSSALMLYLLKYKKSSKVSLISTQQKKTLPDKALLDATIDLFNLGIDINWNALNITKGNRVYLPKYSFAQNKIWAKVEEGVITPELPTVQKTFTKDEIEGFITDLISSVTYESVSITSESEIADLDIDSLKLFQLNSKINTQFDIALKITDLSTLKTVGDLILKIDSYLQKNRKIQDTDKVLDIDIQKLVTDGQAAIIRDQLLNKTSNKYNMAAAWKMGAELDAEKWKLACEAVIQKHVVLNLRFSVDGQQIVQTESTSNVEIQIADFSHIDDIDGYINEVLNQPFELEKETVRVVLGAKANDWYFGLSIHHSVIDGVSIFFLLKEIIAAYKQLQSGIPLTLEKDKTYFNYQKHELSVKESDQYEIATNKLKKDLAGCELAEDFGVFSNPDRTKSSSSEKYLQIDSRLFEKLKSFSKAYGYTLFETLYSIYQLLYYKLNNDNNFITCTYSSGRENATYYDTIGYLVKNILVSSQINPQETISDFIKGVHEKLFEAYDYPAGVPLNYLKNVGLETGKNLSHVFAYEKTIGEVNSAPVFMNSDDKENIFTIDGMNFEKINMGCLDSQYNLVFMLEECSDKVIVKCQFKEAVYEDKAIEVLLDSYETLLESILTKPKLPIKDHSISKNIPAIETSVEMQGIKYHQYLEYFAEKLPEKLAVSYDGENISYAELNRRSNVLAKKLIQYTQGKNIAVGVAVEKSQVFLTSIFAIMKAGAYYVPLDKNYPRERLQYIMDNSGMKFLVSDGTFDDMGLDYSKVTAVSPVITDEVSSNLTVNNGLASTAYMIYTSGTTGRPKGVKVTHAGIENVVKEQERLFNVNSKDRVTFFASVCFDASVFDILMAIGHGATLVFSSREKMGTGVRLHDFLKDEQITVTTLPSSVLASMENENLPDLRVIVTAGEPCTDDIKNNWCIDHEFYNAYGVTEATIWNTTSKCDVNKKVMIGKPVANTDLRIVNQDGNLCPEGVTGELLIGGISLAEGYAGLKELNEKRFIYIEGNRFYRTGDLVRLDYSGEIDYVARADNQVKIHGYRIELEEIEKVIQNLSKVKKAIVLLIQKGNDKQLVSYVEPKPQENLSEQNLRNDLEPILPHYMIPDRVFLTEYMPLTQNGKIDRKRLKQQALEESQNRNLILPATPKEVAVVAVLQKYVENDEISMTDTLLELGIDSINIYNLMVDIEKEFGVALKIEDLLKNINVSALCQIIYDENNQSNLILQKKPQDVPIRLSEKQKGIWIASQLKKETREYNIPIALKLTGTLDKSALNKALNKIVERHNILHTRYYLSGDDILCDLDDNFSFEIPVENISELTTEQKHLKIQREITAMKLVNLRPDEYPLFKVKLLQATADEHYFLFTIHHFIADGWSFKIIFTELKHYYNFYRTGTNFEEEPLEYQYEDIGYTEYIKHDEELDKKRETYWQNKFENENSILSMPEDYPRPLVMDHVGRNVYTTLNSRKYAEVEKFAQQHGITVFSFMTAILGILLRRYSGQESINIGFPMLGRDNKYSQKMIGMFIDTTVAKLNVDPNLSFKEYLNTVANEIISSMDMGEIGLNRIVEAANPPRSSDNTQLFQVLINMIDFNIDVNGLDGLTLDVIEDDVQEAKYDFTFYLTENTDGLQIRLNYYSSVYSQETAQLILNQYVWLIEMIIEDASRRVGEYRLAKKIAFSEGMMTKNCNDSNLLAYTVLENITNNNEGLNFEYRNKVYHSRDIQEQVTQIFEELKNRNVPKGCVIAISGLREPRMIAAILAVLKCESLFTIIDSQWPKGKIDEALQATNSSYFIDLMDSETKVLEVQSQKVQYSLNDSSYIAMTSGTTGKPKAILGSNSAVNHFIDWEIHHFDLNSNDRFAILSGISHDPILRDIFVPLTLGASLVFPDESELVQNDLFRYLKENNISVANITPSLAEAIILGAKRHPNKKLSHLRFLFFGGERLRKSTVQALKKIAPNCRIVNYYGTTETPQGMSFIEYSGETLNSLGEYLPIGPGIDDVKIVLTDESGEEVSIGEIGIVHVCTKYLAKGYLTENSNQITPFSSQSNIYNTGDLGRYRLDGSIDILGRKDGQIKRYGQRIELGEIESAVTRYGDVDYAKALFYKDNIYVFVTTVNEFDEQKCKDSLLNYLPVYMIPSRIITIPSIPLTRNGKIDSRQLEKLIDNTSALVVDKQVLSETEKMVKTAWEEVLELHMIPSDKAFFEVGGTSMKLLTLQQNLEEQFQREIPITVLFNNPTIRALSKYLDKDKKQAETNIQSAFEEAQQRRKKATLFMKHNAKRN; translated from the coding sequence ATGGAACTAAGAGATTTACTTTATAAAATTTCAAACTATGTAAAGGTACCTAGTGAAAAAATTGATTTGGATAAACCATTTATGGAAATGGGCTTTGATTCTCAAACATTGGTTCAGTTTGTTGGTAAATTAGAACAAGAGTTAAATGTTAAACTAGATATGGCAGCTTTGATCGATTATCCTACCGTTAACAAATTTTATAAATATTTGAATGAATGTATTGAAAATAGAGAAGCAGTTAATGTATTAAACACAAAAACTGTTAGAAAAGAAAAGATAGCAATAACGGGAATGGCTTGCAAATTTCCAGGAGCTAATAATATTGATGAATTTTTCAATAATTTAAAAAATCAGACATTAAGCGTTAAGCCATATCCAGAAGAAAGAAAAAAATTATGTCCAGAATTCTCGCCTAAAGAAAACAAAAAAATATATGATGGCGGGTATATTGATGACATAGAAGTATTCGATAATGTATATTTTAATATGTCTGAAACGGAAGCAGCTAATATTGATCCTCAGCAAAGAATACTCTTGCAAGAGATTGTACATGCACTTGAGGATGCTGATATTACTGAAAAAGATATTCAAAACACGGAAATAGGAGTCTTTGTAGGAGCTTCAAATACTGATTACTTACGAACAGTTATTTCAAATGAGAAAGACATTAATGCGATTGTGGGAAATTCTATGGCAATGTTATCAAACAGAATGTCTTTCTTTTTTGATTTTAAAGGGCCAAGTATGACAATAGATACAGCTTGCTCGTCATCTTTGGTTGCTGTAAATGAAGCAATAGAAAGTATTAATAGAGGAGAATGTGAAGTAGCAGTTGTAGCAGGCGTCAATATCATTCTTGATGCTGAACTCAATAGAGCTATGGGAGAAGCTGGGATGCTTTCACCGGATGGTTTATGCCAAACCTTTGATGAAAAGGCAAATGGTTATGTACGCGGAGAAGGCGTCGGGGTTTTAATCCTTAAACGTCTTACTGCTGCAGAGGATAGAGGTGATAGAATTTATGCGACAATAATTGGGAAGGCAATAAATCAAGATGGGCGTTCTGCTTCATTAACTGCTCCTAATAAAAATATGCAGGTTGAACTGCTTAAAAAATCTGCTGCCGATGCTGGGCTCTCAACATCTGAAATACGATATATTGAAACACATGGTACAGGTACTTTTTTGGGAGACTATATTGAAGTTTCTGCGATTGATGAGGCCATTAACCAAGATTTACGACGCAAGCATCCTCTTCTTCTTGGTGCAGTGAAAACAAATATCGGACACTTGGAAAGCGCTGCTGGAGTTGCATCGCTGATTAAAACAGCGTTATGTCTATTTTATGGTGAACTTGTTCCAACAAGAAGTATTGATAAAATAAATGACAAACTGGAACTAGAACAAAAAAATATGCACATTGTTCAAGAGACTGTAAAGATTAAAGATAAACAATTTATATGTGGAGTCAGTTCTTTTGGATTTGGTGGCACCAATTGTAATGTTATTCTTGAAAAATACAATAGTACAGCAAATAAACAAGAATATAGTAATAAAGAAAACTATGTGTTGCCTTTATCTGATGTAAGTCAAGATGCGCTTTATAGAAAAATTAAAGATTTTCATAATTTCGTTCAGAATTATAATGGCTCTTTAAATGATATTGAGTATGCGATGACTCAAAGAACAAACTTGAGAAAATATCGAACTGGATATGTCGTAAAAGATAAAGATGACTTACTTAAGAAACTTGCTAGGGCTCTTAAGATTCCTGAAAAAAATGAAGAAATTAAAAACAATAATAGAATATCTTTAGTCTTTTCTGGTCAAGGAACTCAATGGATTGGAATGGGGCGTCAGCTTAGCCAGTTTCCTGCATATCGAGAAATGTTTGAGAAATGTGTAGAAAAATTTAAAGAGATTGGTCAATGTGATTTAAATGAAATTATTGCTAGCAATAATGAAGACATCTTACAGGATTCTTACTTTGCCCAACCCGCTATTTTTGCTATTCAAGTTTCTATAGCTCATTTGTTAAAAGAAATGGGAGTTCACTATGACCTAGTTTGTGGACATAGCCTTGGTGAAGTAGCTGCGGCATTTACTAGTGGTGCTCTATCTCTCAATGCAGCAGTTAAAATTATTAATTCTCGGAGTACTATTCTCAGACGATTTACAGGAAAAGGTAAAATGTTGTCTGTATCATTAAGCGAAGAGAAAGCTTCTGAATATCTGAAAGGCTATGAAAATACCTCTATTGGTGTCATTAATTCGGTTGATTCTATGGTTATCTCTGGTATTAATGATGAAGTGGCCAGACTTAAGGAAGCATTCCAAGCTAATAATATTAGATGCCAATATTTACCTGTTAATTATGCCTTCCATTATGTAGGATTAGAACCATTTAAGGAAGAATTTATTGAAAGAACAGGTAAAATTAAAAGCAAACCAACAAATATCGAGTTTGTCTCAACAGTAACGGGGAATTCCCTTAATTCAAAAAAATTAGATGCAAACTATTGGGCAGACAATATGAGAAATACAGTGCGATTTGCTGATGCAGCTGCCTATATTGCAAATAAAAGTGACATTATTATTGAAATTGCACCTTCTTCGGCTTTGATGCTCTACCTTCTCAAATATAAAAAATCGTCCAAGGTTAGCCTTATCTCAACACAGCAGAAAAAAACATTACCAGATAAAGCCTTGTTAGATGCAACTATTGATTTGTTTAATTTAGGAATAGATATTAATTGGAATGCTTTAAACATTACAAAAGGCAATAGAGTTTACCTTCCAAAATATTCATTTGCCCAAAATAAAATATGGGCTAAAGTTGAGGAAGGTGTTATTACACCTGAACTTCCAACAGTCCAAAAGACTTTTACAAAAGACGAAATTGAAGGATTTATAACTGATTTAATCTCTTCAGTTACTTATGAATCGGTAAGTATAACATCTGAAAGTGAAATTGCTGATTTAGATATTGATTCACTCAAGCTTTTTCAACTAAATTCTAAAATTAACACACAATTTGATATTGCACTTAAAATAACTGATTTAAGCACATTAAAAACAGTTGGAGATCTGATATTAAAGATTGATAGCTATCTCCAAAAGAACAGAAAGATTCAAGATACTGATAAAGTATTAGATATAGATATTCAAAAGTTAGTTACAGATGGGCAAGCAGCTATTATACGTGATCAATTGTTAAATAAAACAAGCAATAAGTACAATATGGCTGCTGCTTGGAAAATGGGAGCAGAACTTGATGCAGAAAAGTGGAAATTGGCTTGTGAAGCTGTTATCCAAAAGCATGTAGTATTAAATCTAAGGTTTTCTGTGGATGGTCAGCAGATTGTTCAAACAGAATCCACATCTAATGTTGAAATACAGATAGCAGACTTTTCACACATTGATGATATTGATGGATATATTAATGAGGTGTTGAATCAGCCATTTGAATTAGAAAAAGAAACTGTACGTGTGGTTTTAGGAGCAAAAGCAAATGACTGGTATTTTGGTTTATCTATTCATCACAGTGTCATTGATGGCGTTTCGATTTTCTTCCTATTAAAAGAAATTATTGCTGCCTATAAGCAATTACAAAGTGGGATTCCTCTTACTTTGGAGAAAGATAAAACATACTTTAATTATCAAAAACACGAGCTATCTGTAAAAGAGTCTGACCAGTATGAAATTGCAACAAATAAGTTGAAAAAGGACTTAGCTGGGTGTGAGTTGGCAGAAGATTTTGGAGTTTTTTCGAATCCAGATCGTACAAAATCCAGTAGCTCAGAAAAGTATTTACAAATTGATAGTAGACTTTTTGAAAAGTTAAAGAGTTTCAGTAAAGCATATGGCTATACGCTTTTTGAAACTTTATATAGTATTTATCAGCTTCTTTATTATAAGCTCAACAATGATAACAACTTTATTACATGTACCTATAGCTCTGGACGAGAAAATGCAACATACTATGATACAATTGGTTATCTTGTCAAAAACATTCTTGTTTCTAGCCAAATTAATCCACAAGAAACGATTAGTGATTTTATTAAAGGAGTACATGAAAAATTATTTGAAGCATATGATTATCCTGCAGGTGTACCATTAAATTATTTAAAAAATGTTGGTTTAGAAACAGGGAAAAATCTCTCCCATGTTTTTGCATATGAAAAAACAATTGGAGAAGTTAATAGTGCGCCAGTATTCATGAATAGTGATGATAAAGAAAATATATTTACCATTGATGGTATGAACTTTGAAAAGATAAATATGGGATGCCTGGATTCACAATACAATCTTGTATTTATGCTTGAAGAGTGCTCAGATAAAGTAATTGTTAAGTGTCAATTTAAGGAAGCAGTATATGAAGACAAAGCAATAGAGGTTTTATTAGATAGCTATGAGACACTACTTGAAAGCATTTTAACTAAACCTAAACTTCCAATTAAAGACCATAGCATTTCTAAAAATATACCAGCAATTGAAACTAGTGTCGAAATGCAAGGGATCAAATATCATCAATATCTTGAGTATTTCGCTGAAAAGCTTCCAGAAAAACTAGCTGTAAGCTATGATGGAGAAAATATTTCCTATGCTGAGCTCAACCGTAGAAGTAATGTTTTAGCAAAAAAACTTATTCAGTATACTCAAGGAAAAAATATTGCTGTTGGTGTTGCAGTAGAAAAATCACAGGTATTTTTAACAAGTATATTTGCTATTATGAAAGCAGGAGCTTACTATGTTCCATTAGATAAGAATTATCCACGTGAGCGATTGCAGTATATAATGGATAATTCTGGTATGAAGTTTTTAGTTTCAGATGGAACTTTTGATGATATGGGGTTAGATTATTCTAAAGTTACCGCAGTATCTCCAGTTATCACAGATGAAGTTTCTTCTAATCTTACTGTTAATAACGGTCTAGCAAGTACTGCTTATATGATTTATACTTCTGGAACAACTGGTAGACCAAAAGGTGTTAAAGTCACACATGCAGGAATTGAAAATGTTGTAAAAGAGCAAGAACGTCTGTTCAATGTTAATTCAAAGGATAGAGTTACATTCTTTGCTTCTGTATGTTTTGATGCTTCTGTTTTTGATATCTTAATGGCCATTGGACATGGAGCTACTTTAGTATTTTCTTCCCGAGAAAAAATGGGAACGGGTGTGAGGTTACACGATTTTCTTAAAGATGAACAAATAACTGTTACAACCTTACCTTCATCAGTTTTAGCATCAATGGAAAATGAGAATCTTCCAGACTTAAGAGTTATTGTAACTGCTGGGGAGCCTTGTACAGATGATATCAAAAATAATTGGTGTATAGATCATGAATTTTATAATGCGTATGGGGTCACAGAAGCGACAATATGGAATACAACAAGTAAATGCGATGTAAATAAAAAGGTAATGATCGGAAAACCAGTAGCCAATACTGATTTACGTATTGTAAATCAAGATGGAAATCTTTGCCCTGAAGGAGTTACGGGTGAGTTGTTAATTGGTGGAATATCATTAGCGGAAGGATATGCTGGATTAAAGGAATTAAATGAAAAACGCTTTATCTATATAGAAGGAAATCGTTTTTATAGAACAGGGGATCTGGTTCGATTAGACTATTCAGGTGAAATTGATTATGTTGCACGAGCTGATAATCAAGTTAAAATCCATGGTTATAGAATTGAATTAGAGGAAATTGAAAAAGTAATTCAGAATCTTTCCAAGGTAAAAAAAGCAATTGTTCTTCTTATACAAAAAGGTAATGATAAACAACTTGTTTCTTACGTAGAGCCAAAACCGCAGGAGAATTTGTCAGAACAAAATCTTAGAAATGATTTAGAACCTATTTTGCCACATTATATGATTCCTGATAGGGTATTTCTGACAGAATATATGCCGCTAACGCAAAATGGGAAAATTGACCGCAAACGCTTAAAACAACAAGCTCTGGAAGAAAGTCAAAATCGGAACCTCATTTTACCAGCAACTCCAAAAGAAGTTGCAGTAGTAGCAGTCCTTCAAAAGTATGTGGAAAATGATGAGATTTCAATGACAGATACTCTATTAGAATTGGGAATTGACTCGATCAATATCTATAATTTAATGGTAGATATTGAAAAAGAATTTGGAGTGGCCTTAAAGATTGAGGACTTGCTCAAAAATATAAATGTGTCTGCATTATGCCAGATTATTTATGATGAAAACAATCAGTCAAACCTTATTCTACAGAAAAAACCACAAGATGTACCAATTAGATTATCTGAAAAACAAAAGGGAATTTGGATTGCTAGTCAATTGAAAAAGGAAACACGTGAATATAATATTCCGATTGCTTTAAAATTAACTGGTACATTGGATAAATCAGCTTTGAATAAAGCTTTGAATAAGATTGTGGAGCGACATAATATATTACATACTAGATACTATCTATCTGGTGATGATATCTTATGTGATTTAGATGATAACTTTTCTTTTGAGATTCCAGTTGAAAATATATCAGAGTTAACAACTGAACAAAAACATCTTAAAATTCAACGTGAAATCACAGCTATGAAGCTTGTTAATTTAAGGCCTGATGAATATCCATTATTCAAGGTTAAGCTTTTACAAGCTACTGCTGATGAGCATTATTTCTTATTTACAATTCATCATTTTATCGCAGATGGATGGTCATTCAAGATTATCTTTACTGAGCTTAAGCATTATTATAACTTTTATCGTACTGGAACGAATTTTGAAGAAGAACCTTTGGAATATCAATATGAGGATATCGGTTATACAGAGTACATTAAGCATGATGAAGAACTTGATAAAAAACGTGAAACCTATTGGCAAAACAAATTTGAAAATGAAAATTCTATTCTCAGTATGCCTGAAGATTATCCACGGCCTCTTGTTATGGATCACGTAGGTAGAAATGTTTATACAACTTTAAATTCTAGAAAGTATGCAGAAGTTGAAAAGTTTGCACAGCAACATGGAATAACCGTATTTAGCTTCATGACTGCAATTTTGGGAATTTTACTTAGAAGATATTCTGGACAAGAAAGCATTAATATTGGTTTCCCAATGCTTGGTCGTGATAATAAATACAGTCAAAAAATGATTGGAATGTTTATCGATACGACTGTTGCTAAGCTGAATGTAGATCCAAATCTCAGTTTTAAAGAATATCTTAATACAGTGGCGAATGAAATTATTTCTTCAATGGATATGGGAGAAATTGGTTTGAATCGTATTGTTGAAGCTGCCAATCCTCCTCGGAGTTCTGATAATACTCAACTATTTCAAGTACTCATCAATATGATTGATTTTAACATTGATGTAAATGGTTTAGATGGTTTGACATTAGATGTTATAGAAGATGATGTTCAAGAAGCTAAGTATGATTTTACATTCTATCTTACAGAAAATACAGATGGTCTTCAAATAAGATTGAATTACTATTCAAGCGTATATAGTCAAGAAACAGCACAACTCATTTTAAATCAGTATGTTTGGTTAATTGAAATGATTATTGAAGATGCTTCTAGAAGAGTTGGCGAGTATAGGCTTGCAAAGAAAATAGCTTTTTCTGAAGGTATGATGACTAAAAATTGTAATGATTCGAATTTGTTAGCTTATACAGTGCTAGAAAACATTACAAATAATAACGAAGGGCTTAACTTTGAATACAGAAATAAAGTCTACCATAGTAGAGATATCCAAGAACAAGTAACTCAAATTTTTGAAGAACTTAAAAATAGGAATGTTCCTAAAGGATGTGTCATTGCCATCAGTGGTTTAAGAGAACCACGAATGATCGCTGCCATTTTAGCCGTTTTGAAATGTGAATCCTTATTTACAATTATTGATTCACAGTGGCCAAAAGGAAAGATTGACGAAGCCTTGCAGGCAACAAATAGTTCGTACTTTATTGATTTAATGGATAGTGAAACTAAAGTTCTAGAAGTACAATCACAAAAAGTACAATACTCACTTAATGATAGCAGTTATATTGCTATGACTTCTGGTACTACAGGGAAGCCTAAAGCTATTTTAGGAAGTAATAGTGCAGTTAATCATTTTATTGATTGGGAAATTCATCACTTTGATTTAAATTCTAATGATAGGTTTGCTATACTTTCAGGAATTTCGCATGATCCGATTTTAAGAGATATATTTGTACCTTTAACATTGGGTGCGTCACTTGTTTTTCCAGATGAATCCGAGTTGGTTCAAAATGATTTATTCAGATATTTAAAAGAAAATAATATTAGTGTTGCTAACATTACTCCAAGCTTAGCTGAAGCGATTATTTTAGGAGCTAAACGCCATCCTAACAAAAAACTGTCACACCTTCGCTTCTTATTTTTTGGAGGCGAAAGGTTGAGGAAATCAACAGTTCAAGCTCTTAAAAAGATTGCACCAAATTGTCGAATTGTTAATTATTATGGAACAACAGAAACACCGCAAGGAATGTCATTTATTGAGTATAGTGGGGAAACTCTTAATAGTTTAGGAGAATATCTGCCAATAGGACCTGGTATTGACGATGTTAAGATTGTGTTAACAGATGAATCAGGCGAAGAGGTATCTATTGGAGAAATTGGGATAGTTCATGTATGTACAAAGTATTTGGCTAAAGGGTACTTGACAGAAAATTCAAATCAAATCACCCCATTTTCATCTCAGTCCAATATTTATAATACTGGAGATCTTGGCCGTTATAGACTAGATGGCAGTATTGATATTTTAGGGAGAAAAGACGGTCAGATAAAACGATACGGACAGCGAATTGAACTTGGTGAAATTGAAAGTGCAGTGACACGCTACGGTGATGTAGATTATGCTAAAGCGCTTTTCTACAAAGATAATATCTATGTTTTTGTAACTACAGTTAATGAATTTGATGAGCAAAAGTGTAAGGATAGTCTTCTTAATTATCTTCCTGTATATATGATACCAAGTAGGATTATAACGATACCTTCTATTCCGTTAACAAGAAATGGGAAAATTGATAGCAGACAGCTTGAAAAACTAATTGATAATACTAGTGCTTTGGTTGTTGATAAACAAGTTTTATCAGAAACAGAAAAAATGGTTAAAACAGCATGGGAAGAAGTTCTTGAACTTCATATGATTCCGTCTGACAAAGCATTTTTTGAAGTTGGTGGGACTTCTATGAAGCTTTTAACCTTACAACAAAACTTAGAAGAACAATTCCAAAGAGAAATCCCGATAACGGTCTTGTTTAATAATCCGACAATTAGAGCCTTATCTAAATATTTAGATAAAGATAAAAAACAAGCAGAAACCAACATACAATCTGCTTTTGAAGAAGCTCAACAGCGTAGGAAGAAGGCAACATTATTTATGAAACATAATGCAAAAAGGAACTAA